The following proteins come from a genomic window of Oncorhynchus mykiss isolate Arlee chromosome 19, USDA_OmykA_1.1, whole genome shotgun sequence:
- the LOC118941422 gene encoding C-type lectin domain family 10 member A-like isoform X1 has protein sequence MKNTDIDGKLYANVRAFKPSPRHGVVASVHVQWWKRPSGVAAVCLGLLCVLLLAGIIGLSVYYGVIDNHNSTQRDQLQTSYNTLTKERDQLQDSNSLLTKERDQLQTSYNTLTKERDQLQTSYNTLTKEREQLQTSYNTLTKERDQLHSDRLFLSGRLTNLKQTCPEGWQKFESSWYFLSTETKTWNESRKDCLERGADLVIINSDKEQEFLFNLNKGVWIGLTDSVTEGNLIWVDGTPLTTPRYWPPHQPDNGDGKPEYGEEDCVHIREEQSPRTSWNDLSCDSKLNWSLVDQGRDPS, from the exons ATGAAGAACACAGACATTGATGGAAAATTATATGCCAACGTAAGAGCCTTCAAGCCCAGTCCAAGACATGGAGTTGTTGCTTCAG TACATGTTCAGTGGTGGAAGAGACCCTCTGGAGttgctgcagtgtgtctggggctgctgtgtgttctcctactggctgggatcataggcctgtctgtctact ATGGAGTCATTGATAATCACAACTCAAcacagagagaccagctacagaccagttacaacaccctgactaaagagagagaccagctacaggacAGCAACAGCCttctgactaaagagagagaccagctacagaccagttacaacaccctgactaaagagagagaccagctacagaccagttacaacaccctgactaaagagagagaacagctacagaccagttacaacaccctgactaaagagagagaccagctacattCTGACAGACTTTTTCTTAGCGGGAGGCTTACCAATCTCA AACAAACCTGTCCTGAAGGCTGGCAGAAGTTTGAATCCAGTTGGTACTTCCTGTCTACTGAGACTAAAACCTGGAATGAGAGCAGAAAGgactgtctggagagaggagcagacctggtgatcataaacagtgataaggaacag GAGTTTCTCTTCAACCTCAACAAGGGAgtctggattggtctgactgactctgttactgaGGGGAACTTGATATGGGTGGACGGCACCCCACTGAcgaccccaag gtactggccTCCACATCAGCCTGATAATGGTGATGGCAAACCAGAATATGGTGAGGAGGACTGTGTTCACATACGTGAAGAACAGAGTCCTCGAACGTCATGGAATGACTTGTCATGTGACAGCAAACTCAACTGG
- the LOC118941422 gene encoding CD209 antigen-like protein C isoform X2 → MKNTDIDGKLYANVRAFKPSPRHGVVASDGVIDNHNSTQRDQLQTSYNTLTKERDQLQDSNSLLTKERDQLQTSYNTLTKERDQLQTSYNTLTKEREQLQTSYNTLTKERDQLHSDRLFLSGRLTNLKQTCPEGWQKFESSWYFLSTETKTWNESRKDCLERGADLVIINSDKEQEFLFNLNKGVWIGLTDSVTEGNLIWVDGTPLTTPRYWPPHQPDNGDGKPEYGEEDCVHIREEQSPRTSWNDLSCDSKLNWSLVDQGRDPS, encoded by the exons ATGAAGAACACAGACATTGATGGAAAATTATATGCCAACGTAAGAGCCTTCAAGCCCAGTCCAAGACATGGAGTTGTTGCTTCAG ATGGAGTCATTGATAATCACAACTCAAcacagagagaccagctacagaccagttacaacaccctgactaaagagagagaccagctacaggacAGCAACAGCCttctgactaaagagagagaccagctacagaccagttacaacaccctgactaaagagagagaccagctacagaccagttacaacaccctgactaaagagagagaacagctacagaccagttacaacaccctgactaaagagagagaccagctacattCTGACAGACTTTTTCTTAGCGGGAGGCTTACCAATCTCA AACAAACCTGTCCTGAAGGCTGGCAGAAGTTTGAATCCAGTTGGTACTTCCTGTCTACTGAGACTAAAACCTGGAATGAGAGCAGAAAGgactgtctggagagaggagcagacctggtgatcataaacagtgataaggaacag GAGTTTCTCTTCAACCTCAACAAGGGAgtctggattggtctgactgactctgttactgaGGGGAACTTGATATGGGTGGACGGCACCCCACTGAcgaccccaag gtactggccTCCACATCAGCCTGATAATGGTGATGGCAAACCAGAATATGGTGAGGAGGACTGTGTTCACATACGTGAAGAACAGAGTCCTCGAACGTCATGGAATGACTTGTCATGTGACAGCAAACTCAACTGG